From Ostrinia nubilalis chromosome 25, ilOstNubi1.1, whole genome shotgun sequence, a single genomic window includes:
- the LOC135084204 gene encoding uncharacterized protein LOC135084204 codes for MAVCGDIKSFAGEKWDVFAEQLDCFMIVNDIPNEKKVPLLITKLAPEVFEILQCLCSPVKPNKLSYEELCSKLKEKYGKPLSTAVERAEFRRRNQLPNEKIQDYVLNLKRLAIKCNFKDTDDQIKEKFMDGVTSKVIKYELMKNADNRSLESCIECARNIEAALMLSDPSPETSEVFYNKQKDYQRTKQQTTTKGQKSYRPKNQQCYCCGKNNHLKAECSLRNKYCSECGQQGHIFRMCERKQRKTNILELETSKPIEENEEAIDSIKNLYEEYETYTFNSTHNKS; via the exons ATGGCGGTGTGCGGCGACATAAAATCATTCGCCGGTGAAAAATGGGACGTCTTCGCGGAACAACTGGACTGTTTCATGATAGTCAATGACATTCCAAACGAAAAGAAAGTGCCActgttaataacaaaattagcACCGGAAGTATTTGAAATCCTGCAGTGTCTATGTAGCCCTGTCAAACCAAACAAACTATCATATGAAGAACTATGTTCAAAGTTGAAAGAAAAGTATGGAAAACCACTATCTACGGCTGTTGAAAGGGCTGAATTTAGGCGACGTAACCAGTTACCTAATGAAAAAATACAGGACTATGTACTGAATCTGAAAAGATTGGCTATAAAGTGCAACTTCAAAGACACAGATGATCAAATCAAGGAAAAATTCATGGATGGCGTTACATCAAAGGTTATTAAATACGAATTAATGAAAAATGCAGACAACAGGTCACTAGAAAGCTGTATCGAATGTGCTAGAAATATAGAAGCAGCCCTGATGCTCAGTGACCCTTCACCTGAAACCTCAGAagtattttacaataaacaaaAGGATTACCAAAGGACAAAACAACAAACAACAACCAAGGGACAGAAAAGTTACAGACCAAAGAACCAGCAGTGTTATTGTTGTGGTAAAAATAACCACTTGAAAGCGGAGTGTtctctaagaaataaatattgttcgGAATGTGGTCAACAAGGACACATATTCAGAATGTGTGAAAGAAAGCAACGAAAAACCAACATTTTGGAACTGGAGACTTCAAAGCCTATAGAAGAAAATGAGGAGGCAATTGATTCTATTAAAAATCTATATGAAGAATATGAGACATATACTTTTAATAGT ACGCACAACAAATCATAA